The following proteins are co-located in the Alcaligenes faecalis genome:
- a CDS encoding TetR/AcrR family transcriptional regulator encodes MTLKTADTKPPRTKPAQVRLDELMNAAQTLFLEQGFEATTINDIVAQAQVGKGTFYHYFASKNEMLDALAKRYTDSFLERLEQAVDACPADDWAQKLRAWICTSVTVYVETYKVHDVVYIKHHHHDRSNQAKNAILDQLLAIIEGGMDVGLWAPANPRIVGLLMYSGVHGATDDIIAAQASDSLPFAQAVADACMRLLPSPGC; translated from the coding sequence ATGACCTTGAAGACTGCCGATACGAAGCCTCCCCGCACCAAGCCGGCGCAGGTGCGTCTTGATGAGTTGATGAATGCGGCCCAGACCCTGTTTCTTGAGCAGGGTTTTGAGGCCACCACGATCAATGACATCGTGGCGCAGGCACAGGTTGGCAAAGGTACCTTCTATCACTACTTCGCGTCCAAAAATGAAATGCTGGATGCCCTGGCCAAACGCTATACCGACTCTTTTCTGGAGCGTCTGGAACAAGCCGTAGACGCTTGCCCGGCGGATGACTGGGCCCAGAAGCTGCGTGCCTGGATTTGTACCAGCGTCACGGTCTATGTGGAGACCTACAAGGTTCACGACGTGGTCTACATCAAGCATCACCATCATGACCGCAGCAACCAGGCCAAAAACGCGATTCTGGATCAACTGCTGGCCATTATTGAAGGCGGCATGGACGTTGGCTTGTGGGCACCGGCAAACCCCAGAATTGTGGGTTTGCTGATGTATTCGGGCGTTCATGGAGCGACGGATGACATTATTGCGGCGCAAGCCAGCGATAGCTTGCCTTTTGCGCAGGCAGTGGCCGATGCCTGTATGCGCCTGTTACCTAGCCCCGGCTGTTAA